One Oncorhynchus keta strain PuntledgeMale-10-30-2019 unplaced genomic scaffold, Oket_V2 Un_contig_3595_pilon_pilon, whole genome shotgun sequence genomic window, AGACAAACCAGATGTGAGTGAGATCGCTCAGTTTGACATGACTAAACTGAAGAAGACTGAGACTGAGGAGAAGAACACTCTACCTACCAAAGAGGGTAAATACAATGCCTTAGTAGCCACTGGTTTTATTATGAAACCTGATGGCAACTAGAACTACTAGACCTTGAATTAAGGCACTCTGATGGGTATGTGAACTTGAATTTTGGTGGTTAACTTTGTCACATTAGCATCGATTTCCCAATTCTCTATTGCTGTCCGTTTTTAAGCCGTTCTTCTCACCTACAGACATTGACCAG contains:
- the LOC127924048 gene encoding thymosin beta-b-like, coding for MADKPDVSEIAQFDMTKLKKTETEEKNTLPTKEDIDQEKQVES